One Pectinophora gossypiella chromosome 9, ilPecGoss1.1, whole genome shotgun sequence genomic region harbors:
- the LOC126369717 gene encoding uncharacterized protein LOC126369717 isoform X3, giving the protein MLFAPIAVEAMKCKEENCEVGVILEHNSLIVLSVNKTIVCLCGRDRNNPFERGKLRKREEHSASVHPAEVLQAPAAQPAEPVTFRQQPLWQFPPPLPPPYVYPHDQDNSLQPIGNERASFRSLRKNIGGRWKRLVTKKPEQEVYTIPPELKPQLKQIYVY; this is encoded by the exons ATGCTCTTCGCTCCGATCGCCGTCGAGGCGATGAAGTGTAAAGAGGAAAACTGCGAGGTCGGCGTGATCCTTGAGCACAACTCCCTGATCGTGCTGTCGGTCAACAAGACCATCGTCTGCCTTTGCGGGAGGGATCGGAACAATCCCTTCGAGCGCGG CAAGCTGCGCAAGCGGGAGGAACACTCTGCGTCGGTGCATCCGGCCGAGGTGCTGCAGGCGCCAGCCGCGCAGCCCGCCGAGCCCGTCACCTTCCGCCAGCAGCCGCTGTGGCAGTTCCCGCCGCCGCTGCCCCCGCCTTACGTCTATCCCCACGATCAG GACAACTCATTGCAGCCCATCGGGAATGAGCGTGCAAGTTTCCGCAGCCTTCGTAAGAACATTGGCGGTCGCTGGAAGCGACTGGTGACGAAGAAGCCTGAACAGGAGGTGTACACCATTCCACCCGAGCTCAAGCCTCAACTCAAGCAGATATACGTATATTAA